Proteins from a genomic interval of Equus quagga isolate Etosha38 chromosome 11, UCLA_HA_Equagga_1.0, whole genome shotgun sequence:
- the LOC124247960 gene encoding galectin-9-like isoform X4: MAFICAQPPYLNPVVPFSGKIQGGLQEGLQITVIGTILPFNGTRFAVNFQIGSSDNDIAFHFNPRFENGGYLVCNTKQNGCWGPEERKMHLPFQRGSPFELIFLVQSSHFQVMLNGSHFVQYPHRVPFHRVDTLSINGIVQLFSISFQRQTMIHTPLSAPQQMYPNPAFPPMAYPNPAYPMPFFTSIPGGLYPSKRIFVSGTVLPSAQRFHINLRSGSDIAFHLNPRFDENTVVRNTHVNGSWGSEERSLCQKMPFTRSKSFSVCITCEGHCLRVVVDGQHLCDYNHRLKNLSGINNLEVAGDVQLTHVQT; the protein is encoded by the exons atggctttcatcTGTGCCCAGCCTCCCTACCTGAACCCA GTTGTCCCCTTCTCTGGGAAAATCCAAGGGGGTCTCCAGGAGGGACTTCAGATCACCGTCATTGGCACCATTTTACCTTTCAATGGAACCAG GTTTGCTGTGAACTTTCAGATTGGCAGCAGCGACAATGACATTGCCTTCCACTTCAACCCTCGGTTTGAAAACGGCGGTTATTTGGTCTGCAACACGAAGCAGAACGGATGCTGGGGGCCGGAGGAGAGGAAGATGCATCTGCCCTTTCAGAGGGGGAGTCCTTTTGAGCTCATCTTCCTGGTGCAGAGCTCACATTTCCAG GTGATGTTGAACGGGAGCCACTTTGTGCAGTACCCACACCGTGTGCCCTTCCACCGCGTGGACACCCTGTCTATCAACGGCATCGTGCAGCTGTTCTCCATCAGCTTCCAG agGCAAACAATGATCCACACACCACTGAGCGCCCCTCAACAGATGTACCCG AATCCCGCCTTCCCTCCTATGGCCTATCCCAACCCAGCCTAC CCGATGCCTTTTTTCACCAGCATCCCGGGTGGCCTGTATCCCTCCAAGCGCATTTtcgtgtcaggcactgttctgccCAGTGCTCAGAG GTTCCACATCAACCTGCGCTCTGGGAGTGACATCGCCTTCCACCTGAACCCCCGTTTTGATGAGAACACTGTGGTCCGCAACACGCATGTCAATGGCTCTTGGGGGTCTGAGGAGCGAAGCCTGTGCCAAAAAATGCCCTTCACCCGAAGCAAGAGCTTCTCG GTGTGCATCACGTGTGAAGGCCACTGCCTCAGGGTGGTCGTGGATGGTCAGCACCTGTGTGACTACAACCACCGCCTGAAGAACCTATCTGGCATCAACAACCTGGAAGTGGCAGGGGATGTCCAGCTGACCCATGTGCAGACATAG
- the LOC124247960 gene encoding galectin-9-like isoform X3 — protein MAFICAQPPYLNPVVPFSGKIQGGLQEGLQITVIGTILPFNGTRFAVNFQIGSSDNDIAFHFNPRFENGGYLVCNTKQNGCWGPEERKMHLPFQRGSPFELIFLVQSSHFQVMLNGSHFVQYPHRVPFHRVDTLSINGIVQLFSISFQRQTMIHTPLSAPQQMYPQNPAFPPMAYPNPAYPMPFFTSIPGGLYPSKRIFVSGTVLPSAQRFHINLRSGSDIAFHLNPRFDENTVVRNTHVNGSWGSEERSLCQKMPFTRSKSFSVCITCEGHCLRVVVDGQHLCDYNHRLKNLSGINNLEVAGDVQLTHVQT, from the exons atggctttcatcTGTGCCCAGCCTCCCTACCTGAACCCA GTTGTCCCCTTCTCTGGGAAAATCCAAGGGGGTCTCCAGGAGGGACTTCAGATCACCGTCATTGGCACCATTTTACCTTTCAATGGAACCAG GTTTGCTGTGAACTTTCAGATTGGCAGCAGCGACAATGACATTGCCTTCCACTTCAACCCTCGGTTTGAAAACGGCGGTTATTTGGTCTGCAACACGAAGCAGAACGGATGCTGGGGGCCGGAGGAGAGGAAGATGCATCTGCCCTTTCAGAGGGGGAGTCCTTTTGAGCTCATCTTCCTGGTGCAGAGCTCACATTTCCAG GTGATGTTGAACGGGAGCCACTTTGTGCAGTACCCACACCGTGTGCCCTTCCACCGCGTGGACACCCTGTCTATCAACGGCATCGTGCAGCTGTTCTCCATCAGCTTCCAG agGCAAACAATGATCCACACACCACTGAGCGCCCCTCAACAGATGTACCCG CAGAATCCCGCCTTCCCTCCTATGGCCTATCCCAACCCAGCCTAC CCGATGCCTTTTTTCACCAGCATCCCGGGTGGCCTGTATCCCTCCAAGCGCATTTtcgtgtcaggcactgttctgccCAGTGCTCAGAG GTTCCACATCAACCTGCGCTCTGGGAGTGACATCGCCTTCCACCTGAACCCCCGTTTTGATGAGAACACTGTGGTCCGCAACACGCATGTCAATGGCTCTTGGGGGTCTGAGGAGCGAAGCCTGTGCCAAAAAATGCCCTTCACCCGAAGCAAGAGCTTCTCG GTGTGCATCACGTGTGAAGGCCACTGCCTCAGGGTGGTCGTGGATGGTCAGCACCTGTGTGACTACAACCACCGCCTGAAGAACCTATCTGGCATCAACAACCTGGAAGTGGCAGGGGATGTCCAGCTGACCCATGTGCAGACATAG
- the LOC124247960 gene encoding galectin-9-like isoform X2 → MAFICAQPPYLNPVVPFSGKIQGGLQEGLQITVIGTILPFNGTRFAVNFQIGSSDNDIAFHFNPRFENGGYLVCNTKQNGCWGPEERKMHLPFQRGSPFELIFLVQSSHFQVMLNGSHFVQYPHRVPFHRVDTLSINGIVQLFSISFQNTRAAPVLPAFSAMQFSQAACFPHKPKGRKPQRQTMIHTPLSAPQQMYPNPAFPPMAYPNPAYPMPFFTSIPGGLYPSKRIFVSGTVLPSAQRFHINLRSGSDIAFHLNPRFDENTVVRNTHVNGSWGSEERSLCQKMPFTRSKSFSVCITCEGHCLRVVVDGQHLCDYNHRLKNLSGINNLEVAGDVQLTHVQT, encoded by the exons atggctttcatcTGTGCCCAGCCTCCCTACCTGAACCCA GTTGTCCCCTTCTCTGGGAAAATCCAAGGGGGTCTCCAGGAGGGACTTCAGATCACCGTCATTGGCACCATTTTACCTTTCAATGGAACCAG GTTTGCTGTGAACTTTCAGATTGGCAGCAGCGACAATGACATTGCCTTCCACTTCAACCCTCGGTTTGAAAACGGCGGTTATTTGGTCTGCAACACGAAGCAGAACGGATGCTGGGGGCCGGAGGAGAGGAAGATGCATCTGCCCTTTCAGAGGGGGAGTCCTTTTGAGCTCATCTTCCTGGTGCAGAGCTCACATTTCCAG GTGATGTTGAACGGGAGCCACTTTGTGCAGTACCCACACCGTGTGCCCTTCCACCGCGTGGACACCCTGTCTATCAACGGCATCGTGCAGCTGTTCTCCATCAGCTTCCAG AACACTCGTGCAGCCCCtgtcctgcctgccttctccGCGATGCAGTTCTCCCAAGCTGCCTGTTTCCCACACAAACCCAAGGGGCGCAAACCGCAA agGCAAACAATGATCCACACACCACTGAGCGCCCCTCAACAGATGTACCCG AATCCCGCCTTCCCTCCTATGGCCTATCCCAACCCAGCCTAC CCGATGCCTTTTTTCACCAGCATCCCGGGTGGCCTGTATCCCTCCAAGCGCATTTtcgtgtcaggcactgttctgccCAGTGCTCAGAG GTTCCACATCAACCTGCGCTCTGGGAGTGACATCGCCTTCCACCTGAACCCCCGTTTTGATGAGAACACTGTGGTCCGCAACACGCATGTCAATGGCTCTTGGGGGTCTGAGGAGCGAAGCCTGTGCCAAAAAATGCCCTTCACCCGAAGCAAGAGCTTCTCG GTGTGCATCACGTGTGAAGGCCACTGCCTCAGGGTGGTCGTGGATGGTCAGCACCTGTGTGACTACAACCACCGCCTGAAGAACCTATCTGGCATCAACAACCTGGAAGTGGCAGGGGATGTCCAGCTGACCCATGTGCAGACATAG
- the LOC124247960 gene encoding galectin-9C-like isoform X1, with translation MAFICAQPPYLNPVVPFSGKIQGGLQEGLQITVIGTILPFNGTRFAVNFQIGSSDNDIAFHFNPRFENGGYLVCNTKQNGCWGPEERKMHLPFQRGSPFELIFLVQSSHFQVMLNGSHFVQYPHRVPFHRVDTLSINGIVQLFSISFQNTRAAPVLPAFSAMQFSQAACFPHKPKGRKPQRQTMIHTPLSAPQQMYPQNPAFPPMAYPNPAYPMPFFTSIPGGLYPSKRIFVSGTVLPSAQRFHINLRSGSDIAFHLNPRFDENTVVRNTHVNGSWGSEERSLCQKMPFTRSKSFSVCITCEGHCLRVVVDGQHLCDYNHRLKNLSGINNLEVAGDVQLTHVQT, from the exons atggctttcatcTGTGCCCAGCCTCCCTACCTGAACCCA GTTGTCCCCTTCTCTGGGAAAATCCAAGGGGGTCTCCAGGAGGGACTTCAGATCACCGTCATTGGCACCATTTTACCTTTCAATGGAACCAG GTTTGCTGTGAACTTTCAGATTGGCAGCAGCGACAATGACATTGCCTTCCACTTCAACCCTCGGTTTGAAAACGGCGGTTATTTGGTCTGCAACACGAAGCAGAACGGATGCTGGGGGCCGGAGGAGAGGAAGATGCATCTGCCCTTTCAGAGGGGGAGTCCTTTTGAGCTCATCTTCCTGGTGCAGAGCTCACATTTCCAG GTGATGTTGAACGGGAGCCACTTTGTGCAGTACCCACACCGTGTGCCCTTCCACCGCGTGGACACCCTGTCTATCAACGGCATCGTGCAGCTGTTCTCCATCAGCTTCCAG AACACTCGTGCAGCCCCtgtcctgcctgccttctccGCGATGCAGTTCTCCCAAGCTGCCTGTTTCCCACACAAACCCAAGGGGCGCAAACCGCAA agGCAAACAATGATCCACACACCACTGAGCGCCCCTCAACAGATGTACCCG CAGAATCCCGCCTTCCCTCCTATGGCCTATCCCAACCCAGCCTAC CCGATGCCTTTTTTCACCAGCATCCCGGGTGGCCTGTATCCCTCCAAGCGCATTTtcgtgtcaggcactgttctgccCAGTGCTCAGAG GTTCCACATCAACCTGCGCTCTGGGAGTGACATCGCCTTCCACCTGAACCCCCGTTTTGATGAGAACACTGTGGTCCGCAACACGCATGTCAATGGCTCTTGGGGGTCTGAGGAGCGAAGCCTGTGCCAAAAAATGCCCTTCACCCGAAGCAAGAGCTTCTCG GTGTGCATCACGTGTGAAGGCCACTGCCTCAGGGTGGTCGTGGATGGTCAGCACCTGTGTGACTACAACCACCGCCTGAAGAACCTATCTGGCATCAACAACCTGGAAGTGGCAGGGGATGTCCAGCTGACCCATGTGCAGACATAG